The sequence AAGATGTTAAAGCCACAGGATCAAAAATTCTTGATGTCCTAAATTCACTGAGCAGTGCTCAACAAGATGCGGAATACCTAGCGCATTTTTCAAGTGATGTGTCACCTTCTAATATTGTTGACTGGCTTAAAATGTTGAACAATTTAAACTTGGAAGCCTCTTCAAGGAATAGCTCTTTGAAGCGTAAGTATTTATATGGtttaatatataaaaataaagcagATTTCAACATTCGATTAATCGCGTTAAAATTGTTCAGTCTGTGTCAAAGTTCTCGCATTTCTATTAACGCTGTTGAGTGAAGAACTCACAAATACGGAAAACACTTCTGCATCGAATGCTAGCAGCAGCAATAAGAATGACGTTTTGAACAAACAGTGCAATGGCGATctggaaaaggaagaaataaatGGGAAACTTGAAGAAATCCGAAATCCACCTGAAAATAATGAACCACTCCGTATGCATTTATTTTATACGTTTTCTAATCAATGCCATTTGATTAAAATGGATTTGTATACCATGGATTTTAGCTTCTTGCTCAGGCACGCATAAGCGAATGGCTCAAAACCAACCACAAGGCGCATCCACTAGCAAAAAATTTCGTGAGCAACCACCCACATTGATAGAAATCGAAAAGAAAACTGGACAAGAAACCAACGAAAAGTATGAATTCATTGCGTTCTTGTTATTTAGTGTCAACTAGATATGTGATTATagtgaattgaaaatttgttttaaaaactttagatTGAAGATGCCTAATATTTGCCCGAGAAAGTGCTATTTCCAGTTTCGAATTAATGACGAGGAGGCAAGTGAACGAGTAATTTTCGAGTTATATGATGATATGGCCCCGATCATGGCTTCCAAGTTTCGTGAGTTCTGTACTGGTACACTTGGAGCCCTAGGATACTTAGGGTCGAAAGTATTTCCGGTATGTCTCAATCCGATGCATCTCATATTTTGTAACCAaaatatctttttaaattttagcaccAAGTTGTCCACAATCAACTACCGACGTTGAAAAGTATCCCTAGTTTGAGAGGAGGTCAAATTTTCGATCTTGAAAATTATCTGTTCATTGCTGACGTCTCATCTGTGCCGGCCAAACTTGGTTCGATTTTATTCACTGTCCAAGAGGATAACCTTTGGGTTGGATACCACACACATTTCATAACTTAAATTTCAAACTTATCCGATTCTTTTGATAGGGAACGATCGTCTCGCCTGACTTTCAAATACTATTGGGTGATCCCCAGTGGGATGAAAGGAATATGCCGAAGACAATCTTTGGTCACGTTGTTGTCGGCTTTAACGTATTGGAGAGGATTAGGAAAATCAAAGTTACCAAGGATGTGGTCACTATCGTTGATTGTGGAGTTATCTAACTaaggatttcaatttcttttccatgttCTTAACTCAGCATATCTCAATTAAAGTTTATCCAATGCGCTTTGGTAAAATTTATCAGTGTTTGACGCTTACAATCTTTGTTCATTAAATTCTCAAAATACAGTTTTTGTTTCCTTGAGTTTTACCTTcaaatgctttttttttttgttttaaaaaacaatatcaCTTGCAGGATTGCAAATTTATTatctagataaaaaatttatttagttcTACAAATATACTTTATTACTGATTTTAGGAACGACAATGAAAAATAGGACCCCTCCTATAAAGGCGAAAGTTTTGAAGTAGACATTTTGCTATtgttttttcacctttttcgTTCAACTCAAGCGGTTTAATCCCCACCAGGTGATCCCTATTATTTGTTGGCCTACGCCCGCCGCGCCCGCCTACGCCTAATAATATCGACCGTTGTTGAACGAAAACTGAATTTCGAATGCGCTTAGCAACCGTTaactttaaaatatatatttttgacACAcgtttattgaaaaaaagggtCTCACAGACTTCTTGCTTTCTTGGAAAAATCCGGTTTATTTTTGAGATTTCAAGACGAAAGACGGCAGTGGGGCATCCCAAGGTTTTCTGTTATTGGCTTATTAACCCTCTGGGCATGCTAGTCGTCGTGTCTCGTGTAGTCTGCTAAAAGTAGACCACGTCGTCCACGTGCTTCAGGATTTCGTTTATGTCGAATGGTAACTTCGTAATAAGACAGGTAAAAAAATACTAGTTTTTACAAACCAGCAGTACTGTTGATGTGGGGTTGATAACGTTTTAAAATCTAGTTATTAACGTCGGCgtattgttatttttccaGATCAAAATGACGGAAAATAAGTACTCGTTAAATGTATCTTCATCCGAAAACGATGATGAATTCGTTTGTGATATATGCAAAGTAATTGTTTATAAGAATGATACAAAATATGCATTATCAGCATGTTTCAATGAGTGCCACTTCTTTTGTCCTCCTTGTAAACAGGTagcatttattttctcttactACTCATTAAGATTACGTCTAATTAATCAGCAACTTTTCAATTTCAGTCAACTGTTGGTAGCAAAGATAGTCAGCCAGAATTAAGCTGTCCTCTGTGTATGTTGTCAGAAAGAGAGAATGAAGTGTAAGTTtcttaatttcaaaatatttttgtcttttatatCCATAACAATTTACAGACTTTTTGTTGTGCAGAAAAGAGCAACTGTGGTGTTCTCAGTGTAATGTTCCAGCATCACTGGCCTGCTATGAAGAAAGCCATATAATACAGAATTATAATGATCTCTACAATGCTCATTCTTTAAAGCTAAAGCTTCAGATTAACGAAACAAATTCTGCCTGTGACCATACTTTGGTGAAATGTCGTCAAATTCAGTCTGTTCATCAAGTAATTCTCACTTGGATGCAATGGCTTCATCTAGAAATAAGTCAATGGAATTCAGCCAATAATGCCACAGTTGCTCAGTTGGAGTCTCTCAAAATAtcagaagggtttcatgttcCACGAGGAAAAGATCTACAGCGTAACATTAATAATATTAATCAGCTTTTAGCCCAGTGAGTataagaaacttttctctcttgtcaaaagtttttaactGAATTTTCTTTCTAGATCCAATGATAGGATTCAAGAGGCTCAAGCTAGCCAACGGAAAGTTATCCAGTTGTTTGAAACATACCACGAGTGCACTACCCAACAAGAATTAACTTTATCAGCGCAAACGTCGAATGTAGAATCAACGGAACTGATGAAATGGTTTAGTACTTCGTTTAACCAGACTAATCAATGTAATATGTTCATTTAAAGTATCGATTCAAAATTACTaaaatttatcatttttattttaaagcttGTATCAACGTTCTTGCATTTCTGATTTCATTGTTGCGTAAGGGcgataaaaagataaaagaagaagaacaggaTTCGAATGACTCAAGAGGCAAAGCTATAATCCGTCCTAATAAGCGGCGGGCAGAGGACGATCAAGAATCCTCGCGTGTTGGCAAGAAGGCTCGAAATGAGAGTTCAGATCGGTTTGAAGAAGATCTTTCCTGCGACGTGTCCAGGTACTTAACATTGTTGTATTAAAACCTTTATTGGATctagtgtttctttattttctgagTAGAAATAATACCGGTAGTcttgcatttaaaaaagaaaaggattatccagaagaaaacgaaaatcaaGCCGAGCAAGTACGTAAGCATGAAGAGACCAAAGCTgaagatattttattttactacatttgattttcttctttatgaTATAGACATTTTCCAATCAGGTTTTGGAAGACAGAGCTGCTGAGCTGGACAAAGAAGCTGAGCGAAATACCGATGTTTCAAATCGAATAGCACGACTCGAAGCCGATTTGGAATTCATGACCAAGCAAATTAAACAGGCCAAAGAATCTGAAGCCAAAGCACGTAAAGAAACGTTGAATCAAACTGAACGGGCTAAAAgaacggaagaaaaatatgaattgGAGTTAAAGCAGCACTCTTCCGATGTTAAGCAGCTGAAAGCTGCACATGAACAGCTGGCACAAAGCAGATCTCAATTAGCAAAAGTATTGCGGCAACTATCAAATAGATCACCACCCGACTTGATAGAGAAACTCCAACGTGATAAAGAATTACTTGAGAAGCGATTGGAACAGGTACAGACGGAAATGGATGAAATCAAGGAGGCCCGAGAGAAAAGTACCCTTCAGGTGATGAGGGTCAATGCTGAATCCGTGGCACTGAAAATCACTTTGCAGGAAGAAATCCGTTCAGCAAAAGAAGAATCACAGCAATTAAAAACGAAGTTGACTGAAACTATGGCCAAACATATAAATGAACTACATCGATTTCGCAATTACAAGACGCAGTTCGAAGAGCTTAAAATTGAATTCGATAAATTAATCCTTGAAAAAGAGGAATGTTCTGCTAATCTTGCCGCCGTTCAAGCCGCTCAAATCAAGGATCAAGAAATTGCCAAAAACAAAGCTGAATTGGAGAAAGCCAATCCAAAAATTGTTAAACAGGAAATGCATCAACCTTGTCTATCTTCAACGAAGCAACAAAATGTTCCAGTTGTTGCAAACCAACAACATCCAGCAGCACAACATGTCACTTCAACTTTGACACCACAGCAAGTTATTCAGAGAAATCCAACAAACAAGTGTAACGTACAGAATGTTGTCGTTCAAAATGTCGGGAATCCGTACAAACAGTTGCAGATTTTCAACTTTAATGCCATAGCCGCGGATATGTTGGTAGAGCTTCACAACAATAATGGAAACGTTGTCCAATTCGTTTACCCTTGCAACAATTGCAAACGGCCAGCAGAGACTGGATTCTACTGCGGTGAATGTGATGATTTCAAATTGTGCTTTCTCTGCCATAAAAAAGACGGGCATCATCACAAGATGGAGAAATTTGGGTTCGAGTTGGACCGAATCAACTCATCGTCCCATTTGAAAGATGTCACGGAAGATCGCATATCGAGAATTGATCGACGCATCCTTTCGTTTGTCCATTCGTTTTATTGTATTATTGACTACTGCCTTGAACCATTTTGCCGTACGATGAAAGAAGTCGTCGCACACAATCTTGCGTGTCACGCTAAAACATCCATTGGAGAATTTAAAGGAAGTCCCAAGTTACAAAGCCGTTGTCTAGTTTGTCGGCAGCTTGTCGGCCTTATTATCAGTCATGCACACAACTGCACCGATCTCGAATGCAGTAAACCTTATTGCTCaaatgtgaagaagaagattaagAACAATTTATTCCTGGATAATCTATTCAAATCCACAAGGAAAGCACTTCCGCCACCGAAAAAGCTGGGGAATCCTAATTTGGAGCCATTGGGCTCACggaacaaaaatcaaattcccatcaacacaacaacaacttcatcTGCAGACTTATCCAAAAAAGATTTGAGCAAAAAACCACTTCCGGATAAATCCCCCGCAGACGATTTCCCTCGAGCTGTTCACAGCGTTATTCAAGCACCAACTTCGTCAGGATCGGTTGACAGTGGAATTGTAGTATCCAGTCCAACAGCAATCAACTATGCAGAGAATTTGAAACGGATACAGGAGAACGTTGCACTAGTTATTCATGCTCATAAATGCCTGCAAGGAGTTAACCAGGCAAACGAATCGGTGTGTTCACTCACTCTTTATTATCTTTACAGAAATTCTCagtttaaattgtttttcctcttttttatcATCCTAACAGTGCCCCACTCCACACTGcctgaaaatgaagaacatTTTGAACCACGTGAGATCATGCCAGAATGGTGAGTCGTGCCAAGTACCTCATTGCTCACATTCGAAGAAGATAATTTCTCATTGGAGAAATTGCTGTAAATCTGATTGCCTTTTTTGCGTCGCTCTCAAAGCATCAGATCATAATAAAGGTACACAATAACTTTAACGTGATCTCAATGTTTACTTATCATTTAATATTTCcttctgtttcttttcctACATGGAAATTAGTGACAGTAGATTCAAGCGGTGCAGGAGTTATGGCCTTGACAGTAAAACCATACGAAGCTCTTGGTGGAACTCAAGCTCCTACTAAATCTGTAGGTCAATTGCCAAGGCTTCAACCAGCTCCGTCTCAACAATTGAATTCAATCGCTCAAATGGAAAATGTTCGACCAGTCACATCAACCGGCAATGTTTCTCatgtaaataattaattttgaatttatactCAAAGAATATCTGTAACTGTAATATCAATTAACTCTTTGTAACTAAGATCATTAAAGCAACTTTAATGGATTCCAGAACTACCGGTTGTGTAATGCTCTATTAAAATTGTATTAGGTTGCAACCCAAGACGGGTGTTACAATCAAAGGGCTGGCGAAGATGCCGTGAAAACGCCAAACTCGATGGGTGTCCTACCTAAACTGCAGGAATTTGGCAAGAGAGTCATTACACCTCTTCAGTTGAACGTTTCACATCCCACTACTCCGAATTTCCTAGATCCACCGCCAATAACTAACCTCCTTACTTCTCAAAATGTGACAGTTGATGGTGAAGTCAATCAAGCAATCCATCACGTGGGAGCTAAGACAAACGTGGACACTAGCACGAGTGCAGatggtgaaaaaagaaaaattccacaGGAATCGGTCGATTCTATTCCACAACAGCCACAGTCCGGGAAAACTATGCATCTTGGTTTGGCCATCGCTATGGGTGGCGGAATTTGTTGTCCCGTTGGTGCATTGAATCGGAAATCTCTCGCTAAACTACTACTGGATCCTGAACCATTTGGATGTAGAATTCGGTCAACTCTCAAAGAACttttgatgaaaatgaaatcaccAAACGTGACTGAAGAAACACGTCAAcgaattgcaatttttttcggaatcaactacctttttgtttgttcattttttcgtaaacAAAGTGAACTGAGTGGATTATAGGATTGAGCTACGGCGGAATTCCATTGGTAATGAACACCGTTCTAATTTCGCAATCTGGAAGCAGTATCCAAATTTATATCAGTTGTTGGCTACTGAAGCCGCTTGATTGTTAAATATTCCgccttttctttgaaaatgtaaatattttccgatattttcacttttcacttttcagcctgtttaaaaattgaagTCATTCCTTAACTGGGCAATCACTATTTAATTATTACCCTGATACAAGTTGATATATAATTtcacatgtttttcttttcagggtCGCTCTTCACAACTTCTTTAGTTggtagaaataaatatttttttttgcatttggtTGTTCTTAATAATTTTTGGTGCGGATTTGAactgaattctattgttttttcTGTCGTCTGCTAGTTTGAAGAAtcgatttgaaacatttctgtATCGAGTTTATAGTtgctttagtttttttctttttggatgaAAAGAACTCTTTTTTATTCACTTTAGACTCTGTTTACATTTATACAGTATTAGACTATTTCTTTGAATTCTCAGGAGTACAGAAAATGGAAAggtcaaaagaaaatacaaataGATCTAAACACTGTAtatagagttggctaacgtccgaagttgccatTTGTGAAAAATCGATTGGACACGAAATAGTAAAATTTCTTACATGGCGGCTTACGGAGTTTGGCccgttttagttttagtttttaattttctcatttaagtcgtcttcagttgctattcttaattagataactacattccttagttatcaggtaatcttttaagatttatttcctctcgatagtcattgtagtttatttattatgaatttttaagtaaacgtccctaccgtgtttacgaaaaaatat comes from Daphnia pulicaria isolate SC F1-1A chromosome 11, SC_F0-13Bv2, whole genome shotgun sequence and encodes:
- the LOC124315107 gene encoding uncharacterized protein LOC124315107 isoform X5, whose amino-acid sequence is MTENKYSLNVSSSENDDEFVCDICKVIVYKNDTKYALSACFNECHFFCPPCKQSTVGSKDSQPELSCPLCMLSERENEVKEQLWCSQCNVPASLACYEESHIIQNYNDLYNAHSLKLKLQINETNSACDHTLVKCRQIQSVHQVILTWMQWLHLEISQWNSANNATVAQLESLKISEGFHVPRGKDLQRNINNINQLLAQSNDRIQEAQASQRKVIQLFETYHECTTQQELTLSAQTSNVESTELMKWFSTSFNQTNQSCINVLAFLISLLRKGDKKIKEEEQDSNDSRGKAIIRPNKRRAEDDQESSRVGKKARNESSDRFEEDLSCDVSSRNNTGSLAFKKEKDYPEENENQAEQTFSNQVLEDRAAELDKEAERNTDVSNRIARLEADLEFMTKQIKQAKESEAKARKETLNQTERAKRTEEKYELELKQHSSDVKQLKAAHEQLAQSRSQLAKVLRQLSNRSPPDLIEKLQRDKELLEKRLEQVQTEMDEIKEAREKSTLQVMRVNAESVALKITLQEEIRSAKEESQQLKTKLTETMAKHINELHRFRNYKTQFEELKIEFDKLILEKEECSANLAAVQAAQIKDQEIAKNKAELEKANPKIVKQEMHQPCLSSTKQQNVPVVANQQHPAAQHVTSTLTPQQVIQRNPTNKCNVQNVVVQNVGNPYKQLQIFNFNAIAADMLVELHNNNGNVVQFVYPCNNCKRPAETGFYCGECDDFKLCFLCHKKDGHHHKMEKFGFELDRINSSSHLKDVTEDRISRIDRRILSFVHSFYCIIDYCLEPFCRTMKEVVAHNLACHAKTSIGEFKGSPKLQSRCLVCRQLVGLIISHAHNCTDLECSKPYCSNVKKKIKNNLFLDNLFKSTRKALPPPKKLGNPNLEPLGSRNKNQIPINTTTTSSADLSKKDLSKKPLPDKSPADDFPRAVHSVIQAPTSSGSVDSGIVVSSPTAINYAENLKRIQENVALVIHAHKCLQGVNQANESCPTPHCLKMKNILNHVRSCQNGESCQVPHCSHSKKIISHWRNCCKSDCLFCVALKASDHNKVTVDSSGAGVMALTVKPYEALGGTQAPTKSVGQLPRLQPAPSQQLNSIAQMENVRPVTSTGNVSHVATQDGCYNQRAGEDAVKTPNSMGVLPKLQEFGKRVITPLQLNVSHPTTPNFLDPPPITNLLTSQNVTVDGEVNQAIHHVGAKTNVDTSTSADGEKRKIPQESVDSIPQQPQSGKTMHLGLAIAMGGGICCPVGALNRKSLAKLLLDPEPFGCRIRSTLKELLMKMKSPNVTEETRQRIAIFFGINYLFVCSFFRKQSELSGL
- the LOC124315225 gene encoding uncharacterized protein LOC124315225; this translates as MSGKSNSNASMNMSCDDEEFVSCQICFMNFDETERVPKYLEKCYHFFCLPCLKDLSGPSGRKKILCPVCRSASNLSKRKCEELVTNHVALRLLKVVETQTKAGEREVEQLWCTECNSSASVACQQSKHKTQNYLEAYSEHSLQLKSRINEQHLTCDKVLKDCHQVQSVNQFVLSCADWLQSEFSHRNATNNILIAQVESLKSSEEFSILMEEDMVKTLKTIDELKVKFSSRTEDVKATGSKILDVLNSLSSAQQDAEYLAHFSSDVSPSNIVDWLKMLNNLNLEASSRNSSLKLCVKVLAFLLTLLSEELTNTENTSASNASSSNKNDVLNKQCNGDLEKEEINGKLEEIRNPPENNEPLPSCSGTHKRMAQNQPQGASTSKKFREQPPTLIEIEKKTGQETNEKLKMPNICPRKCYFQFRINDEEASERVIFELYDDMAPIMASKFREFCTGTLGALGYLGSKVFPHQVVHNQLPTLKSIPSLRGGQIFDLENYLFIADVSSVPAKLGSILFTVQEDNLWGTIVSPDFQILLGDPQWDERNMPKTIFGHVVVGFNVLERIRKIKVTKDVVTIVDCGVI
- the LOC124315107 gene encoding uncharacterized protein LOC124315107 isoform X3, with product MSNGNFVIRQIKMTENKYSLNVSSSENDDEFVCDICKVIVYKNDTKYALSACFNECHFFCPPCKQSTVGSKDSQPELSCPLCMLSERENEVKEQLWCSQCNVPASLACYEESHIIQNYNDLYNAHSLKLKLQINETNSACDHTLVKCRQIQSVHQVILTWMQWLHLEISQWNSANNATVAQLESLKISEGFHVPRGKDLQRNINNINQLLAQSNDRIQEAQASQRKVIQLFETYHECTTQQELTLSAQTSNVESTELMKWFSTSFNQTNQSCINVLAFLISLLRKGDKKIKEEEQDSNDSRGKAIIRPNKRRAEDDQESSRVGKKARNESSDRFEEDLSCDVSRNNTGSLAFKKEKDYPEENENQAEQTFSNQVLEDRAAELDKEAERNTDVSNRIARLEADLEFMTKQIKQAKESEAKARKETLNQTERAKRTEEKYELELKQHSSDVKQLKAAHEQLAQSRSQLAKVLRQLSNRSPPDLIEKLQRDKELLEKRLEQVQTEMDEIKEAREKSTLQVMRVNAESVALKITLQEEIRSAKEESQQLKTKLTETMAKHINELHRFRNYKTQFEELKIEFDKLILEKEECSANLAAVQAAQIKDQEIAKNKAELEKANPKIVKQEMHQPCLSSTKQQNVPVVANQQHPAAQHVTSTLTPQQVIQRNPTNKCNVQNVVVQNVGNPYKQLQIFNFNAIAADMLVELHNNNGNVVQFVYPCNNCKRPAETGFYCGECDDFKLCFLCHKKDGHHHKMEKFGFELDRINSSSHLKDVTEDRISRIDRRILSFVHSFYCIIDYCLEPFCRTMKEVVAHNLACHAKTSIGEFKGSPKLQSRCLVCRQLVGLIISHAHNCTDLECSKPYCSNVKKKIKNNLFLDNLFKSTRKALPPPKKLGNPNLEPLGSRNKNQIPINTTTTSSADLSKKDLSKKPLPDKSPADDFPRAVHSVIQAPTSSGSVDSGIVVSSPTAINYAENLKRIQENVALVIHAHKCLQGVNQANESCPTPHCLKMKNILNHVRSCQNGESCQVPHCSHSKKIISHWRNCCKSDCLFCVALKASDHNKVTVDSSGAGVMALTVKPYEALGGTQAPTKSVGQLPRLQPAPSQQLNSIAQMENVRPVTSTGNVSHVATQDGCYNQRAGEDAVKTPNSMGVLPKLQEFGKRVITPLQLNVSHPTTPNFLDPPPITNLLTSQNVTVDGEVNQAIHHVGAKTNVDTSTSADGEKRKIPQESVDSIPQQPQSGKTMHLGLAIAMGGGICCPVGALNRKSLAKLLLDPEPFGCRIRSTLKELLMKMKSPNVTEETRQRIAIFFGINYLFVCSFFRKQSELSGL
- the LOC124315107 gene encoding uncharacterized protein LOC124315107 isoform X1, encoding MSNGNFVIRQIKMTENKYSLNVSSSENDDEFVCDICKVIVYKNDTKYALSACFNECHFFCPPCKQSTVGSKDSQPELSCPLCMLSERENEVKEQLWCSQCNVPASLACYEESHIIQNYNDLYNAHSLKLKLQINETNSACDHTLVKCRQIQSVHQVILTWMQWLHLEISQWNSANNATVAQLESLKISEGFHVPRGKDLQRNINNINQLLAQSNDRIQEAQASQRKVIQLFETYHECTTQQELTLSAQTSNVESTELMKWFSTSFNQTNQSCINVLAFLISLLRKGDKKIKEEEQDSNDSRGKAIIRPNKRRAEDDQESSRVGKKARNESSDRFEEDLSCDVSSRNNTGSLAFKKEKDYPEENENQAEQTFSNQVLEDRAAELDKEAERNTDVSNRIARLEADLEFMTKQIKQAKESEAKARKETLNQTERAKRTEEKYELELKQHSSDVKQLKAAHEQLAQSRSQLAKVLRQLSNRSPPDLIEKLQRDKELLEKRLEQVQTEMDEIKEAREKSTLQVMRVNAESVALKITLQEEIRSAKEESQQLKTKLTETMAKHINELHRFRNYKTQFEELKIEFDKLILEKEECSANLAAVQAAQIKDQEIAKNKAELEKANPKIVKQEMHQPCLSSTKQQNVPVVANQQHPAAQHVTSTLTPQQVIQRNPTNKCNVQNVVVQNVGNPYKQLQIFNFNAIAADMLVELHNNNGNVVQFVYPCNNCKRPAETGFYCGECDDFKLCFLCHKKDGHHHKMEKFGFELDRINSSSHLKDVTEDRISRIDRRILSFVHSFYCIIDYCLEPFCRTMKEVVAHNLACHAKTSIGEFKGSPKLQSRCLVCRQLVGLIISHAHNCTDLECSKPYCSNVKKKIKNNLFLDNLFKSTRKALPPPKKLGNPNLEPLGSRNKNQIPINTTTTSSADLSKKDLSKKPLPDKSPADDFPRAVHSVIQAPTSSGSVDSGIVVSSPTAINYAENLKRIQENVALVIHAHKCLQGVNQANESCPTPHCLKMKNILNHVRSCQNGESCQVPHCSHSKKIISHWRNCCKSDCLFCVALKASDHNKVTVDSSGAGVMALTVKPYEALGGTQAPTKSVGQLPRLQPAPSQQLNSIAQMENVRPVTSTGNVSHVATQDGCYNQRAGEDAVKTPNSMGVLPKLQEFGKRVITPLQLNVSHPTTPNFLDPPPITNLLTSQNVTVDGEVNQAIHHVGAKTNVDTSTSADGEKRKIPQESVDSIPQQPQSGKTMHLGLAIAMGGGICCPVGALNRKSLAKLLLDPEPFGCRIRSTLKELLMKMKSPNVTEETRQRIAIFFGINYLFVCSFFRKQSELSGL
- the LOC124315107 gene encoding uncharacterized protein LOC124315107 isoform X4, with the protein product MSNGNFVIRQIKMTENKYSLNVSSSENDDEFVCDICKVIVYKNDTKYALSACFNECHFFCPPCKQSTVGSKDSQPELSCPLCMLSERENEVKEQLWCSQCNVPASLACYEESHIIQNYNDLYNAHSLKLKLQINETNSACDHTLVKCRQIQSVHQVILTWMQWLHLEISQWNSANNATVAQLESLKISEGFHVPRGKDLQRNINNINQLLAQSNDRIQEAQASQRKVIQLFETYHECTTQQELTLSAQTSNVESTELMKWFSTSFNQTNQSCINVLAFLISLLRKGDKKIKEEEQDSNDSRGKAIIRPNKRRAEDDQESSRVGKKARNESSDRFEEDLSCDVSRNNTGSLAFKKEKDYPEENENQAEQVLEDRAAELDKEAERNTDVSNRIARLEADLEFMTKQIKQAKESEAKARKETLNQTERAKRTEEKYELELKQHSSDVKQLKAAHEQLAQSRSQLAKVLRQLSNRSPPDLIEKLQRDKELLEKRLEQVQTEMDEIKEAREKSTLQVMRVNAESVALKITLQEEIRSAKEESQQLKTKLTETMAKHINELHRFRNYKTQFEELKIEFDKLILEKEECSANLAAVQAAQIKDQEIAKNKAELEKANPKIVKQEMHQPCLSSTKQQNVPVVANQQHPAAQHVTSTLTPQQVIQRNPTNKCNVQNVVVQNVGNPYKQLQIFNFNAIAADMLVELHNNNGNVVQFVYPCNNCKRPAETGFYCGECDDFKLCFLCHKKDGHHHKMEKFGFELDRINSSSHLKDVTEDRISRIDRRILSFVHSFYCIIDYCLEPFCRTMKEVVAHNLACHAKTSIGEFKGSPKLQSRCLVCRQLVGLIISHAHNCTDLECSKPYCSNVKKKIKNNLFLDNLFKSTRKALPPPKKLGNPNLEPLGSRNKNQIPINTTTTSSADLSKKDLSKKPLPDKSPADDFPRAVHSVIQAPTSSGSVDSGIVVSSPTAINYAENLKRIQENVALVIHAHKCLQGVNQANESCPTPHCLKMKNILNHVRSCQNGESCQVPHCSHSKKIISHWRNCCKSDCLFCVALKASDHNKVTVDSSGAGVMALTVKPYEALGGTQAPTKSVGQLPRLQPAPSQQLNSIAQMENVRPVTSTGNVSHVATQDGCYNQRAGEDAVKTPNSMGVLPKLQEFGKRVITPLQLNVSHPTTPNFLDPPPITNLLTSQNVTVDGEVNQAIHHVGAKTNVDTSTSADGEKRKIPQESVDSIPQQPQSGKTMHLGLAIAMGGGICCPVGALNRKSLAKLLLDPEPFGCRIRSTLKELLMKMKSPNVTEETRQRIAIFFGINYLFVCSFFRKQSELSGL
- the LOC124315107 gene encoding uncharacterized protein LOC124315107 isoform X2 — translated: MSNGNFVIRQIKMTENKYSLNVSSSENDDEFVCDICKVIVYKNDTKYALSACFNECHFFCPPCKQSTVGSKDSQPELSCPLCMLSERENEVKEQLWCSQCNVPASLACYEESHIIQNYNDLYNAHSLKLKLQINETNSACDHTLVKCRQIQSVHQVILTWMQWLHLEISQWNSANNATVAQLESLKISEGFHVPRGKDLQRNINNINQLLAQSNDRIQEAQASQRKVIQLFETYHECTTQQELTLSAQTSNVESTELMKWFSTSFNQTNQSCINVLAFLISLLRKGDKKIKEEEQDSNDSRGKAIIRPNKRRAEDDQESSRVGKKARNESSDRFEEDLSCDVSSRNNTGSLAFKKEKDYPEENENQAEQTFSNQVLEDRAAELDKEAERNTDVSNRIARLEADLEFMTKQIKQAKESEAKARKETLNQTERAKRTEEKYELELKQHSSDVKQLKAAHEQLAQSRSQLAKVLRQLSNRSPPDLIEKLQRDKELLEKRLEQVQTEMDEIKEAREKSTLQVMRVNAESVALKITLQEEIRSAKEESQQLKTKLTETMAKHINELHRFRNYKTQFEELKIEFDKLILEKEECSANLAAVQAAQIKDQEIAKNKAELEKANPKIVKQEMHQPCLSSTKQQNVPVVANQQHPAAQHVTSTLTPQQVIQRNPTNKCNVQNVVVQNVGNPYKQLQIFNFNAIAADMLVELHNNNGNVVQFVYPCNNCKRPAETGFYCGECDDFKLCFLCHKKDGHHHKMEKFGFELDRINSSSHLKDVTEDRISRIDRRILSFVHSFYCIIDYCLEPFCRTMKEVVAHNLACHAKTSIGEFKGSPKLQSRCLVCRQLVGLIISHAHNCTDLECSKPYCSNVKKKIKNNLFLDNLFKSTRKALPPPKKLGNPNLEPLGSRNKNQIPINTTTTSSADLSKKDLSKKPLPDKSPADDFPRAVHSVIQAPTSSGSVDSGIVVSSPTAINYAENLKRIQENVALVIHAHKCLQGVNQANESCPTPHCLKMKNILNHVRSCQNGESCQVPHCSHSKKIISHWRNCCKSDCLFCVALKASDHNKVTVDSSGAGVMALTVKPYEALGGTQAPTKSVGQLPRLQPAPSQQLNSIAQMENVRPVTSTGNVSHVATQDGCYNQRAGEDAVKTPNSMGVLPKLQEFGKRVITPLQLNVSHPTTPNFLDPPPITNLLTSQNVTVDGEVNQAIHHVGAKTNVDTSTSADGEKRKIPQESVDSIPQQPQSGKTMHLGLAIAMGGGICCPVGALNRKSLAKLLLDPEPFGCRIRSTLKELLMKMKSPNVTEETRQRIAIFFGINYLFVCSFFRKQSEQGGL